The proteins below come from a single Erythrobacter sp. SG61-1L genomic window:
- a CDS encoding MarR family transcriptional regulator: MAKGRSAKAPANDGMPPLADEDIPPSYRLGGMAFFGYRLAVTAKLFDRKFVEMLKANSTLTLPQWRCVAQLGLAERGTVRSLAEGAVVDRAEVSRALARLEAQGIVQRHRNEEDQRSPQFSLTADGRALYDRLRKPVSQFIGTLVSQVEKSDIEAADRVLWTISKGCFD, encoded by the coding sequence ATGGCCAAGGGACGGAGCGCAAAGGCGCCTGCAAATGACGGGATGCCGCCGCTGGCGGATGAGGACATCCCCCCTTCCTACCGCCTCGGCGGAATGGCGTTCTTCGGCTATCGTCTGGCCGTGACGGCGAAGCTGTTCGACCGTAAATTCGTGGAAATGCTCAAGGCCAATTCCACCCTCACCCTGCCTCAATGGCGGTGCGTAGCGCAGCTTGGGCTGGCGGAGCGCGGGACAGTGCGCAGCCTTGCCGAAGGCGCCGTGGTGGACCGGGCCGAAGTCAGCCGCGCCCTGGCCCGTCTGGAGGCGCAGGGGATCGTACAAAGGCACCGAAATGAAGAGGATCAGCGCAGCCCGCAATTCAGCCTGACGGCCGATGGCCGCGCCCTTTACGACCGGTTGCGCAAACCCGTTTCACAATTCATCGGAACATTGGTTTCGCAGGTCGAAAAGAGCGACATCGAAGCCGCCGACAGAGTACTCTGGACCATCTCCAAGGGCTGCTTCGACTGA
- a CDS encoding type IV secretion system protein produces the protein MSPQCQQAVAEVGEGISASLRGVDCLAADMTQAAFGRLFGSQGALVPVLTSLLTLFIIFFAFALITGRTQISIRALVPRIVTLGMVVTLATSWLAYQTLVWNVATGAPDQIAGILTGTKGSATQVFGDKIDIVFTAIQDATGQGQDQAGGEAKKDVSTFSPEGMMWMGATLLLLGTVGVLVTTRIALAVLMAVGPVFVVLALFPATRGLFAGWLRAWVMMAVTPLFAVVGGTMILELAIPIINSLLAVPGQLDPRAAMAFFLIGAVHVSLMVMVIKLGSTMVGNWSVFGLAGSGRSEPRDNAPAPTAHPAPVPVEMPVAQPGAQGSAPPRHIAIAPAVAGMAANDAGPSGNSTHSRETRIVGTEGSASTPLSASPSRTRGIGSRFRAAPVRSSEKFK, from the coding sequence ATGAGCCCGCAATGCCAGCAGGCCGTGGCCGAGGTCGGCGAAGGCATCAGCGCATCCCTGCGCGGGGTGGATTGCCTTGCCGCGGACATGACGCAGGCCGCCTTCGGGCGCCTGTTCGGATCGCAGGGCGCACTGGTGCCCGTGCTCACCAGCCTGCTGACCCTGTTCATCATCTTCTTCGCCTTCGCGCTGATTACCGGGCGCACGCAGATCAGCATCCGCGCGCTTGTACCGCGGATCGTGACGCTGGGCATGGTCGTGACACTGGCGACCAGCTGGCTGGCTTATCAGACGCTGGTCTGGAACGTCGCCACCGGCGCGCCTGACCAGATCGCGGGCATCCTGACCGGCACCAAGGGTTCCGCCACGCAGGTCTTCGGCGACAAGATCGACATCGTCTTCACTGCCATTCAGGATGCGACCGGCCAAGGCCAGGACCAGGCCGGCGGCGAAGCCAAGAAGGACGTTTCCACATTCTCGCCGGAAGGCATGATGTGGATGGGCGCCACGCTGCTGCTGCTCGGCACGGTGGGCGTTCTCGTCACCACCCGTATCGCGCTGGCAGTGCTGATGGCCGTTGGCCCCGTCTTCGTGGTGCTTGCCCTGTTCCCGGCTACACGCGGGCTGTTTGCCGGCTGGCTGAGAGCATGGGTGATGATGGCCGTCACGCCCCTGTTCGCAGTGGTCGGCGGTACGATGATCCTCGAACTCGCCATCCCGATCATCAATTCGCTGCTGGCGGTTCCCGGCCAGCTAGATCCGCGCGCGGCCATGGCCTTTTTCCTGATCGGGGCGGTCCATGTCTCGCTGATGGTCATGGTCATCAAGCTCGGTTCGACCATGGTCGGCAACTGGAGCGTGTTCGGCCTCGCCGGTTCCGGCCGAAGCGAACCGCGCGACAATGCGCCCGCCCCCACGGCGCACCCGGCCCCTGTGCCGGTCGAAATGCCGGTTGCCCAGCCCGGCGCGCAGGGTTCCGCCCCGCCGCGCCACATTGCCATCGCCCCCGCAGTGGCAGGCATGGCCGCCAATGATGCCGGCCCGTCCGGTAATTCCACTCACAGCCGGGAAACGCGGATCGTGGGCACTGAAGGCAGTGCTTCCACCCCGCTTTCGGCCTCCCCCTCGCGCACTCGCGGCATTGGTAGCCGCTTCCGCGCCGCCCCCGTTCGTTCATCGGAGAAGTTCAAATGA
- a CDS encoding TrbC/VirB2 family protein — MRALIRSKFLARLAVLASFLAPAAAHAQQVGDPQGSGPIVSALLWLQGTMLGNVATAVAVMAVAAVGFMMLTGRLNWRFGATVIIGCFVLFGAASIVAGIQGAAG; from the coding sequence ATGCGTGCGCTTATCCGTTCCAAGTTCCTGGCCCGCCTTGCCGTTCTTGCCAGCTTCCTTGCACCCGCCGCTGCCCATGCGCAGCAGGTTGGCGATCCGCAGGGTTCCGGGCCGATCGTTTCGGCACTGCTGTGGCTGCAGGGCACGATGCTGGGCAATGTCGCCACTGCCGTTGCCGTGATGGCCGTAGCCGCCGTGGGCTTCATGATGCTGACCGGCCGCCTCAACTGGCGCTTCGGTGCGACCGTGATCATCGGCTGCTTCGTACTGTTCGGTGCTGCCTCGATCGTGGCGGGCATCCAGGGCGCGGCGGGCTGA
- a CDS encoding TonB-dependent receptor codes for MTTAKQLAGLLLLTTALTFPGMAYAQGTNGNAAVDAEADEEPIDQSADAANEEDQADVPEISVPGGAIIVTGRRQRDITRSSSQVVSVLSTEEIARTGEGDIAGALGRVTGLSVVGNGRVYVRGLGDRYSLALLNGLPLPSPEPLSRVVPLDIFPTNVIASSLVQKTYSPNFPGEFGGGVINLTTRAVPDETFLTISGSISGDTETTFQNGYAYYGSSSDWTGFDSGARDIPDVLRNYLDDSIANGTSIGSMNQSQIEDLAWTLTPRRFATLQIIGEQRPNFSGGLSAGTSLDVGDDGRLGLVLSANLSNSLNNREITRQEAGNANTDYSRYENDFVTDNHILANALFSAGYEFDDHVIRWTNLFIRDTVKQASLASYKIADVAEADFLRQNTGWYERQLIDSQLVGEFKFDKLSLDVRGGYARTDRRAPYNLTYIYAKTNNAADTYGDYYRVDLSGSGQQALQESGVQVSFSDLNEELWYGGLDLSYEMADNLSATVGYAYTDTSRYTERRAFQLRASVDLNFLNPDGDPDIPPLDPAAIPALQQILTAAGTRSPWLLFNAATFNMFNVNLLESGSTTPAFGAGLTIHAGYGQLQWLPAPSVTVQGGVRFESAEQSSTPIGANNTATARVNKKDYFLPGLTLTWEPADDFQLRASGSRTIARPQFRELISQIYFDPETNRSYSGNPNLNDSELLNFEARGEYYLNSQSRFSLAGFYKKIDNPIEAFLAGDGTISYANAPSATLYGAELEAQLFQDLSDWGGWFETKQLVLVGNYTYTQSSLKVGSETILIDQGGNASEFPANQIFTDGAPLIGQSDHLVNLQLGFEDTDKLQQLTFLVSYSSERPTYRSQGGLPDVIEKPGVSLDIVARQGFTIKGKEIEAKFEARNVLGTRHQEYQVNAAGLRIDNNTYDVGTTFAISLSATL; via the coding sequence ATGACCACTGCCAAGCAGTTGGCTGGGCTGCTCTTGCTCACCACCGCACTCACATTTCCCGGAATGGCATACGCCCAGGGAACCAACGGCAACGCCGCGGTCGATGCGGAGGCTGACGAAGAGCCGATCGATCAGTCCGCTGACGCTGCCAACGAGGAAGATCAGGCCGATGTGCCCGAGATTTCCGTTCCCGGCGGGGCGATCATCGTTACCGGCCGCCGCCAACGCGACATCACGCGCAGTTCGTCTCAGGTGGTGTCGGTTCTTTCCACCGAGGAAATCGCCCGCACGGGTGAAGGCGACATCGCCGGCGCGCTCGGCCGCGTTACCGGCCTGTCGGTTGTCGGCAACGGCCGCGTCTATGTTCGCGGCCTCGGCGATCGCTACTCGCTCGCCCTGCTGAACGGTCTTCCTCTGCCGAGCCCGGAGCCGCTCAGCCGCGTGGTTCCGCTGGACATCTTCCCGACCAACGTCATCGCTTCCAGCCTCGTGCAGAAGACCTATTCGCCGAACTTCCCCGGCGAGTTCGGCGGCGGCGTGATCAACCTGACCACTCGCGCGGTTCCGGACGAGACCTTCCTGACCATCAGCGGGAGCATTAGCGGCGATACCGAAACCACCTTCCAGAACGGCTATGCCTATTATGGCAGCAGTTCCGACTGGACCGGATTCGACAGTGGTGCTCGCGACATTCCCGATGTGCTGCGCAACTATCTGGACGATTCGATCGCCAACGGCACTTCGATCGGTTCGATGAACCAGAGCCAGATCGAAGACCTTGCCTGGACGCTGACCCCGCGCCGCTTCGCGACGCTGCAGATCATTGGCGAACAGCGGCCGAACTTCTCGGGCGGTCTTTCGGCGGGCACTTCGCTGGATGTCGGCGACGATGGCCGCCTTGGCCTCGTGCTGAGCGCAAACCTCAGCAACAGCCTCAACAATCGCGAGATCACGCGCCAGGAAGCCGGTAACGCGAATACCGATTATTCCCGCTACGAAAACGATTTCGTGACCGACAACCACATCCTGGCCAACGCATTGTTCAGCGCCGGCTATGAATTCGACGATCACGTCATCCGCTGGACCAATTTGTTCATCCGGGACACGGTCAAGCAGGCGAGCCTTGCTTCCTACAAGATCGCCGACGTGGCCGAGGCGGACTTCTTGCGCCAGAATACCGGTTGGTATGAGCGTCAGCTTATCGACAGCCAGCTGGTCGGCGAATTCAAGTTCGACAAGCTCAGCCTTGACGTTCGTGGCGGCTATGCCCGCACGGATCGCCGCGCGCCCTACAACCTGACCTACATCTACGCCAAGACCAACAATGCGGCCGATACCTATGGCGACTATTACCGGGTCGACCTGAGCGGTTCCGGGCAGCAGGCGCTGCAGGAATCCGGCGTTCAGGTGTCCTTCTCGGACCTGAACGAAGAGCTGTGGTATGGTGGGCTGGATCTCAGCTATGAGATGGCGGATAATCTCAGCGCAACAGTCGGTTATGCCTATACCGACACCAGTCGCTATACCGAACGCCGGGCCTTCCAGCTTCGCGCCAGCGTCGATCTGAACTTCCTCAATCCGGACGGCGATCCGGACATCCCGCCGCTCGATCCGGCGGCCATTCCGGCACTTCAGCAGATCCTCACCGCTGCCGGAACGCGTTCGCCCTGGCTGCTCTTCAACGCCGCGACGTTCAACATGTTCAACGTGAATCTGCTTGAATCGGGCAGCACCACGCCGGCTTTCGGCGCGGGTCTGACGATCCATGCCGGTTATGGCCAGCTGCAGTGGCTGCCTGCGCCGTCCGTGACGGTTCAGGGCGGCGTGCGCTTCGAAAGCGCGGAACAGTCCTCCACGCCGATTGGTGCCAACAACACGGCAACCGCGCGCGTGAACAAGAAGGACTACTTCCTGCCCGGCCTTACCCTCACCTGGGAACCGGCTGACGACTTCCAGCTCCGGGCCAGCGGTTCGCGCACCATCGCGCGTCCGCAGTTCCGCGAGTTGATTTCGCAGATCTATTTCGATCCGGAAACCAACCGTTCCTATAGCGGTAACCCGAATCTCAACGACAGCGAGCTTCTCAACTTCGAAGCGCGCGGCGAGTATTATCTGAACAGCCAGAGCCGTTTCTCGCTGGCCGGGTTCTACAAGAAGATCGACAATCCGATAGAAGCCTTCCTGGCAGGCGACGGTACGATTTCCTACGCCAATGCCCCCAGCGCGACGCTCTATGGCGCCGAGCTTGAGGCCCAGCTTTTCCAGGATCTTTCGGACTGGGGCGGCTGGTTCGAAACCAAGCAACTCGTGCTGGTCGGCAACTACACCTACACGCAGTCCAGCCTGAAGGTCGGCAGCGAGACGATCCTGATCGATCAGGGTGGTAATGCCAGCGAGTTCCCGGCGAACCAGATCTTCACTGACGGCGCTCCGCTGATCGGCCAGTCGGATCACCTGGTGAACCTCCAGCTCGGTTTCGAAGATACCGATAAGCTGCAGCAGCTTACCTTCCTGGTGTCTTACTCCAGCGAGCGCCCGACTTATCGCAGCCAGGGTGGCCTGCCTGACGTCATTGAAAAGCCGGGCGTGAGCCTGGACATCGTGGCGCGTCAGGGCTTCACCATCAAGGGCAAGGAAATCGAGGCGAAGTTCGAAGCGCGCAACGTCCTTGGAACGCGCCATCAGGAATATCAGGTCAATGCTGCCGGCCTGCGTATCGATAACAACACCTACGACGTCGGAACGACGTTCGCGATCTCGCTTTCGGCGACGCTCTGA
- a CDS encoding type IV secretion system protein VirB3 — MSGLIRYPVHRALTRPQMFAGVTYNFFILNFALTTELFLISGSFWALPAALVFHVVGYFACLREPRIFDLWLTKVSKCPRVRNWKRWGCNSYAA, encoded by the coding sequence GTGAGCGGGCTGATCCGCTACCCCGTGCACCGGGCGCTTACCCGCCCGCAGATGTTCGCCGGGGTGACATATAACTTCTTCATCCTGAACTTCGCGCTGACGACGGAGCTGTTCCTGATCAGCGGCAGTTTCTGGGCACTGCCCGCTGCGCTGGTGTTTCATGTGGTCGGCTATTTCGCCTGTCTGCGCGAACCGCGGATTTTCGACCTGTGGCTCACCAAGGTCAGCAAATGCCCGCGCGTGCGCAACTGGAAGCGCTGGGGCTGCAACAGCTACGCCGCCTGA
- a CDS encoding TrbG/VirB9 family P-type conjugative transfer protein, with amino-acid sequence MNRALLPALMLAAASAAFAAPAHAGDARLVERLYNPSEVVLIEGKPNVQATITFGDDEHIENVAIGDSNSWQVTPNKRANLLFVKPLAARASTNMTVVTDRHTYLFDLVARPDAKPLYVLNFTYPEEPEAAEDEAQLARQPGASDLEMAAASDPYAVADPAKLNFSWTRKGAPKLMPEQVYDDGDATFITWPADATIPAILVKDRNGTEGPVNYAVRGTTTVVDGVPNEIILRWGDDVATLTHAAQVGAAMADKSKALASNREAK; translated from the coding sequence ATGAACCGCGCCCTGCTGCCCGCGCTGATGCTCGCGGCCGCATCTGCCGCCTTTGCCGCCCCCGCCCATGCCGGGGACGCGCGCCTTGTGGAACGCCTCTACAATCCGTCCGAAGTCGTGCTGATCGAAGGCAAGCCCAATGTGCAGGCCACGATCACTTTCGGCGATGACGAGCATATCGAAAATGTTGCCATCGGTGACAGCAACAGCTGGCAGGTGACGCCCAACAAGCGCGCCAACCTGTTGTTCGTGAAGCCGCTCGCCGCCCGCGCCAGCACCAATATGACGGTGGTGACCGACCGGCACACCTATCTGTTCGATCTGGTCGCCCGGCCCGACGCGAAGCCGCTTTACGTGCTCAACTTCACTTATCCGGAAGAACCGGAAGCGGCGGAGGACGAAGCCCAGCTCGCCCGCCAGCCCGGTGCCAGCGATCTGGAAATGGCCGCCGCCAGCGATCCCTATGCAGTCGCCGATCCGGCCAAGCTTAATTTCTCGTGGACCCGCAAGGGCGCGCCCAAGCTGATGCCCGAGCAGGTCTATGACGACGGTGACGCGACCTTCATCACCTGGCCTGCGGATGCGACCATTCCCGCGATCCTGGTGAAGGACCGCAACGGCACCGAAGGGCCGGTCAATTACGCCGTGCGCGGCACCACTACCGTCGTGGACGGGGTTCCGAACGAGATCATCCTGCGCTGGGGCGACGATGTCGCCACTCTGACCCATGCGGCTCAGGTCGGCGCGGCCATGGCGGACAAGAGCAAGGCTCTTGCCAGCAACAGGGAGGCGAAGTGA
- a CDS encoding response regulator transcription factor, translating to MALVNIFLTDPKGDVMEDFVHDDMTFTFNSMDGAGPRRLVEGPMWAFVDWVMLDLSGLEMCRRLRADPRTQDCHITIVLEQDDQEDRRRALRAGADDYIVGPLDRQRILDRVLALQSRQQQRHATQMVELGSLKIDLGAQQARWSEKPIPLRPNEFRLLRFLAENPNRVLSRQEMIEGLGKQEPPIDPRTVDVWIGRLRRAFRSAGAGNPLRTVHAMGYVLDAP from the coding sequence ATGGCACTGGTCAACATCTTCCTGACAGACCCCAAGGGGGACGTGATGGAGGATTTCGTCCATGACGATATGACCTTCACTTTCAACAGCATGGACGGGGCAGGCCCCCGCCGCCTGGTGGAAGGCCCGATGTGGGCGTTTGTCGACTGGGTGATGCTCGATCTCTCCGGTCTGGAAATGTGCCGGCGCCTTCGGGCAGACCCGCGCACACAGGACTGCCACATCACCATCGTGCTGGAACAGGACGATCAGGAAGACCGCCGCCGCGCCTTGCGCGCCGGGGCTGACGATTACATCGTGGGTCCGCTCGACCGGCAACGAATTCTGGACCGTGTCCTTGCCCTCCAGTCGCGCCAGCAGCAGCGCCATGCCACCCAGATGGTGGAGCTTGGATCGCTGAAGATTGATCTCGGTGCCCAGCAGGCCCGCTGGTCGGAAAAGCCGATTCCGCTGCGCCCGAACGAGTTCCGCCTTCTGCGCTTCCTGGCCGAGAATCCCAACCGGGTGCTTTCCCGGCAGGAGATGATCGAAGGCCTAGGCAAGCAGGAACCGCCGATCGATCCGCGCACTGTGGACGTATGGATCGGTCGCCTGCGCCGCGCGTTCCGCTCGGCCGGCGCGGGCAATCCGTTGCGCACCGTGCATGCCATGGGTTACGTCCTCGACGCGCCCTGA
- a CDS encoding tetratricopeptide repeat protein, which translates to MQKVLAFALLAASVSPAAAIAADTADSNVQSVDVAYEALSEGRTAEAIASLDGSAAVQTSDPAALINLGTAYARQGRIAEARAMFTAAAESRERYSLEMADGSWVDSRKVAKLALKNLEKSNGIAMR; encoded by the coding sequence ATGCAAAAAGTCCTTGCCTTTGCCCTGCTGGCAGCCTCCGTTTCCCCGGCTGCCGCGATTGCCGCCGACACTGCCGACTCCAATGTGCAGAGCGTCGACGTTGCTTACGAAGCCCTTTCGGAAGGTCGCACTGCCGAAGCTATCGCCAGCCTGGATGGAAGCGCTGCCGTGCAGACGTCCGATCCGGCTGCCCTGATCAATCTGGGCACTGCCTATGCGCGCCAGGGTCGCATCGCAGAGGCACGCGCGATGTTCACCGCCGCTGCAGAGAGCAGGGAACGCTATTCGCTGGAAATGGCGGATGGCAGCTGGGTCGATTCCCGCAAGGTGGCGAAGCTGGCGCTGAAGAACCTGGAGAAGAGCAACGGCATCGCCATGCGGTGA
- a CDS encoding lytic transglycosylase domain-containing protein — protein sequence MMRDLILLTGRCAAPVSLACAGALVAASPARADVLEIGGEGAYWVAGPALGQEAGAPAAQQLSASYAPRAALEQVPEDIAVPDVAVAVPEQHAAIVPDAYDAKVRELARRFDLSPALIEALVWQESRWHAGAVSPKGARGLAQLMPGTARQLGVDARDPFANLEGGARYLREQLDRFDGDLEKALAAYNAGPGRVESAGGVPNIRETKAYVAAIMGRLSNHSRSTD from the coding sequence ATGATGAGGGATCTGATTCTCCTGACGGGCCGTTGCGCGGCACCCGTCTCGCTGGCTTGCGCGGGCGCCCTTGTGGCCGCTTCGCCCGCCCGCGCGGACGTGCTCGAAATCGGCGGGGAAGGAGCCTATTGGGTCGCAGGCCCGGCACTCGGGCAGGAAGCCGGTGCCCCGGCCGCCCAGCAGCTCTCGGCCAGCTATGCTCCGCGTGCCGCGCTGGAGCAGGTGCCGGAAGACATCGCCGTGCCCGACGTCGCCGTTGCCGTGCCGGAACAGCACGCCGCGATCGTTCCCGACGCTTATGACGCCAAGGTGCGCGAACTTGCCCGCCGGTTCGATCTCAGCCCCGCCCTGATCGAAGCGCTGGTGTGGCAGGAAAGCCGCTGGCACGCCGGGGCCGTTTCGCCCAAGGGCGCGCGCGGCCTTGCCCAGCTGATGCCCGGAACCGCCCGCCAACTGGGTGTGGATGCGCGCGATCCCTTCGCCAATCTGGAAGGCGGCGCGCGCTACCTGCGCGAGCAGCTCGATCGTTTCGACGGCGATCTGGAGAAGGCGCTGGCTGCCTATAACGCCGGACCCGGCCGGGTGGAGAGCGCCGGGGGCGTTCCCAACATCCGGGAAACAAAAGCCTATGTCGCGGCCATCATGGGCCGCCTTTCGAACCATTCGCGGAGTACCGACTAA
- a CDS encoding VirB4 family type IV secretion/conjugal transfer ATPase → MVKWIGAAAWSAKEALAGDRLPYARLVDENTVLLRDGSLLMALQVPGLLFETEDSDALNAHAATREVMLRANLDARFVMYHHVIRRRVQVELEATFEDPLSAHIDRRWREKLSRGSLFINDQFVTLVRRPARGKAGIAERMAKMWQRAGKRGAQEVLEADPKDIRSLRAAAGALIASLGQYGATLLGDYQGNGGQTNSEVLELLSALYNGEMRPVRRPVEDTDIGQMLPYRRVSFGLDAMESKDGRGTDFASILSLKDYPDATSPGLLDALLRLPFEMVVSESFAPCERQTAREKMDLALRRLRSADEEARAERADMLAARDELGAGSVGFGDHHLSVLIRESNLARLDDASAACAAALADTGAIAVREDTNLEPAFWGQFPGNEGYIVRRAMISTANMASFGSLHGFALGQASGNHWGDAVTLLETTSATPFFFNFHNGDLGNFTVIGPSGSGKTVVMNFLAAQAQKFAPRTILFDKDRGAELFIRGIGGRYDRIAAGNPAGFNPLALPDSATNRAFLRDWLGVLLKAEGPEELATIAGAVDAAYANDPALRRLRNFRELLAGTRRPMPGDLADRLTPWIEEGEHGWLFDNAEDKLELSNRVLGFDMTALLESPRLRTPVMMYLFHRIDERLDGQPTMILIDEGWKALDDEVFAARIRDWLKTLRKRNALVGFATQSARDALESRISTALVEQTATMIFMPNARARAEDYCEGFGLTDHELALIRSLPAHSRCFLVRQPDASVVVRLNLSNAPEVLTILSGRESAVRRLDALREAVGDEPAKWYPALTGHAWPNAQGDDGEDDLAIWEAAE, encoded by the coding sequence ATGGTGAAATGGATCGGAGCCGCCGCCTGGAGCGCGAAGGAAGCCCTTGCGGGCGACCGCCTGCCCTATGCCCGGCTGGTGGACGAGAACACGGTGCTGCTGCGCGACGGATCGCTGCTGATGGCGCTGCAGGTTCCCGGCCTGCTGTTCGAAACCGAGGATAGCGACGCGTTGAATGCCCATGCGGCCACGCGCGAAGTGATGCTGCGCGCCAATCTGGATGCGCGCTTCGTGATGTATCACCACGTCATCCGCCGCCGGGTGCAGGTGGAACTGGAAGCGACCTTCGAAGACCCGCTTTCCGCCCATATCGACCGCCGCTGGCGCGAGAAGCTGAGCCGCGGATCGCTGTTCATCAATGATCAGTTCGTCACGCTGGTGCGCCGCCCGGCGCGCGGCAAGGCCGGCATTGCCGAACGCATGGCCAAGATGTGGCAGCGCGCCGGCAAACGTGGGGCGCAGGAAGTCCTTGAGGCCGACCCCAAGGACATCCGCAGCCTGCGCGCGGCCGCTGGCGCCCTGATCGCCTCGCTGGGCCAGTATGGCGCCACATTGCTGGGCGATTATCAGGGCAATGGCGGGCAGACCAATTCCGAAGTGCTGGAACTGCTCTCCGCCCTCTACAATGGCGAGATGCGCCCCGTGCGCCGCCCGGTGGAGGATACGGACATCGGCCAGATGCTGCCCTATCGCCGGGTGAGCTTCGGGCTGGACGCGATGGAATCCAAGGATGGGCGCGGCACCGATTTCGCCTCCATCCTCAGCCTCAAGGATTATCCGGACGCCACTTCGCCCGGCTTGCTGGACGCACTGCTGCGGCTGCCCTTCGAAATGGTGGTGAGCGAGAGCTTCGCCCCCTGCGAACGCCAGACCGCACGCGAGAAGATGGATCTTGCCCTGCGCCGCCTGCGCTCTGCCGACGAGGAAGCCCGCGCCGAACGGGCCGACATGCTGGCCGCACGCGACGAGCTGGGCGCCGGTTCGGTGGGCTTCGGCGATCATCACCTGAGCGTGCTGATCCGCGAGAGCAATCTTGCCCGCCTGGACGATGCCAGCGCCGCCTGCGCCGCCGCGCTTGCCGATACGGGTGCCATCGCGGTGCGCGAGGATACCAATCTGGAGCCTGCCTTCTGGGGCCAGTTCCCCGGCAATGAAGGCTATATCGTGCGCCGCGCGATGATCTCCACTGCCAACATGGCCAGCTTCGGTTCGCTCCACGGCTTCGCGCTGGGGCAGGCCAGCGGCAATCACTGGGGCGATGCGGTGACGCTGCTGGAAACCACCAGCGCCACGCCGTTCTTCTTCAACTTCCACAATGGCGATCTGGGCAACTTCACCGTCATCGGGCCTTCGGGGTCGGGCAAGACGGTGGTGATGAACTTCCTTGCCGCGCAGGCACAGAAATTCGCGCCCCGCACGATCCTGTTCGACAAGGATCGCGGCGCGGAACTGTTCATTCGCGGGATCGGCGGCCGGTATGACCGGATCGCCGCAGGCAATCCGGCGGGCTTCAACCCGCTGGCCCTGCCCGACAGCGCCACCAACCGCGCCTTCCTGCGTGACTGGCTGGGCGTGCTGCTGAAGGCCGAAGGGCCGGAAGAACTGGCCACCATCGCGGGCGCGGTGGATGCTGCCTATGCCAACGATCCCGCCCTGCGCCGCCTGCGCAATTTCCGCGAGCTGCTGGCCGGCACCCGCCGCCCGATGCCGGGCGATCTGGCCGACCGGCTGACCCCCTGGATCGAGGAAGGCGAGCATGGCTGGCTGTTCGACAATGCGGAAGACAAGCTCGAACTGTCCAACCGCGTGCTCGGCTTCGACATGACCGCGCTGCTGGAAAGCCCGCGCCTGCGCACGCCGGTGATGATGTATCTGTTCCACCGCATCGACGAGCGGCTGGACGGCCAGCCGACCATGATCCTGATCGACGAGGGCTGGAAGGCGCTGGACGACGAGGTATTTGCCGCCCGTATCCGCGATTGGCTGAAGACGCTGCGCAAGCGCAACGCGCTGGTCGGCTTTGCCACCCAGTCCGCGCGCGATGCGCTGGAAAGCCGCATTTCCACCGCGCTGGTGGAACAGACCGCCACCATGATCTTCATGCCCAATGCCCGCGCCCGGGCCGAGGATTACTGCGAAGGCTTCGGCCTGACCGATCACGAACTGGCGCTGATCCGCTCGCTGCCCGCGCATAGCCGCTGCTTCCTTGTACGCCAGCCCGATGCAAGCGTTGTGGTGCGACTGAACCTTTCCAACGCGCCGGAAGTGCTGACCATCCTTTCCGGCCGCGAAAGCGCCGTGCGCCGTCTCGACGCCCTGCGCGAGGCTGTGGGCGACGAACCGGCCAAGTGGTATCCCGCCCTTACCGGCCATGCATGGCCCAATGCCCAGGGCGATGACGGCGAGGACGATCTCGCCATCTGGGAAGCCGCGGAATGA